One part of the Natrinema salinisoli genome encodes these proteins:
- a CDS encoding hydroxyacid-oxoacid transhydrogenase: MLPSVHGFAFVSLPLNFSILLSVSPRIPSLCMFESDTVWEFAIADQIKFGNGSTAELGDELEKRAISSILIVTDEQLREAGVVETVRTSVPEEVSVDVFDGVEPDPDVEVYESAIETAATVDPDGIVGVGGGSSLDVAKVSGALAATDRDVLEYVAPPIGDGVSVPDSGLPVFAVPTTAGTGSESSPAAVVSLPERELKVGISSRHLYPDLAVVDPLLTVSLPPAITASSGMDALTHAIEAYTTRRYDTKALPERADERPDYGGRTVVTDLFAEKAIELIGSSLQRAVNNGSDVEARRDMSLGGLLAGIAFTNAGLGATHAMAYPIAGENHTPHGVTVAVLLPEVMRYNAPTVADRYGRVAELLGENVEGVSDRDASDRGVAAVEALSSDIGIPSGLAELGVTEDDIPRLAEKSEEIQRLLVGNPRRVSRDDLEEILSQAL; this comes from the coding sequence ATGCTCCCGTCCGTTCACGGGTTTGCTTTCGTCTCGCTACCGCTGAATTTCAGCATACTGTTAAGTGTCTCCCCTCGGATTCCGTCATTGTGTATGTTTGAGTCTGACACGGTATGGGAATTCGCAATCGCCGATCAGATTAAATTCGGGAACGGTTCGACGGCCGAGTTGGGCGACGAACTCGAAAAGCGCGCCATCTCGAGTATCCTGATCGTCACAGACGAACAGCTACGGGAGGCTGGTGTCGTCGAAACGGTCCGGACCTCCGTACCGGAGGAGGTCAGTGTAGATGTCTTCGACGGCGTCGAACCGGACCCGGACGTCGAGGTCTACGAATCGGCGATCGAAACCGCGGCGACGGTCGATCCCGACGGAATCGTCGGCGTCGGTGGAGGGAGTTCTCTCGACGTAGCGAAAGTGTCCGGAGCGCTCGCAGCCACGGACCGTGACGTACTCGAATACGTTGCACCGCCGATCGGTGACGGCGTTTCGGTCCCCGACTCCGGGCTACCTGTCTTCGCGGTTCCGACGACCGCCGGCACCGGTTCGGAAAGTTCGCCTGCTGCGGTCGTTTCCCTGCCGGAACGGGAACTCAAAGTCGGGATCTCCAGTCGACACCTGTACCCGGATCTCGCGGTCGTCGATCCGCTTTTGACCGTGTCCCTTCCGCCCGCAATCACTGCCTCCTCGGGAATGGACGCACTCACGCACGCGATCGAGGCGTATACGACCCGTCGATACGATACGAAGGCGTTGCCCGAACGAGCCGACGAACGACCGGATTACGGCGGCCGAACGGTGGTGACCGACCTGTTCGCTGAGAAAGCCATCGAACTCATCGGCTCCAGCTTGCAACGAGCGGTCAACAACGGCTCGGACGTCGAGGCACGACGTGACATGTCGTTGGGGGGTCTGCTAGCGGGGATCGCGTTCACCAATGCTGGATTGGGGGCGACTCACGCGATGGCCTACCCAATCGCTGGGGAGAACCACACTCCTCACGGAGTCACGGTCGCCGTCCTCCTTCCGGAAGTGATGCGCTACAACGCTCCAACAGTGGCCGATCGCTATGGGAGAGTCGCCGAACTTCTCGGCGAGAACGTCGAGGGCGTAAGTGATCGCGACGCAAGCGACCGCGGTGTCGCCGCGGTCGAAGCGCTGAGCTCCGACATCGGGATCCCGTCCGGACTCGCTGAGCTCGGTGTTACGGAGGACGACATTCCGCGACTCGCCGAGAAATCGGAGGAAATTCAGCGGCTCTTGGTCGGCAATCCGCGCCGTGTTTCTCGAGACGATCTCGAGGAAATCCTCTCGCAAGCATTATAA
- a CDS encoding SDR family NAD(P)-dependent oxidoreductase: MHDGRTFIVTGASRGIGRTIAHQLLEEGANVVLAARSDGIEETAATSESGDRALPIRTDVTDESAVRSLINRTDEAFGGLDGVVNNAGIAGPTASVTDVDVNEWERTMAVNARGPFLVAKHATPLLAASDRGSIVNISSISGKRPLEGRTPYAASKMAVIGLTRTLAFELGDDDITVNTVCPGATEGPRIEDVISRQAEERGISYEEAKRVVFTDDAALGELVEPEDVADTVSFLLGPRARHITAQDINVDAGTAWY, from the coding sequence ATGCACGACGGACGGACGTTCATCGTCACTGGTGCGAGTCGTGGAATCGGTCGAACTATTGCACACCAATTACTCGAGGAAGGCGCGAACGTCGTTTTGGCTGCCCGGAGCGACGGTATCGAGGAGACAGCCGCGACGTCCGAATCTGGCGATCGAGCGCTTCCGATCAGGACCGACGTCACGGACGAATCTGCGGTCCGGTCGCTGATCAACCGGACTGACGAGGCCTTCGGCGGTCTCGATGGTGTCGTAAACAACGCCGGCATCGCTGGACCGACAGCGTCCGTAACCGACGTCGACGTCAACGAGTGGGAACGGACGATGGCGGTCAATGCGAGGGGACCGTTTCTCGTCGCGAAACACGCGACCCCCTTGCTGGCAGCGAGCGATCGCGGAAGCATCGTCAACATTTCGTCGATTAGCGGAAAGCGGCCGCTCGAGGGGCGGACGCCGTATGCGGCATCGAAAATGGCAGTGATCGGCCTCACACGAACGCTCGCGTTCGAACTGGGAGACGACGATATTACTGTGAACACCGTCTGTCCCGGTGCTACCGAGGGACCGCGTATCGAGGACGTAATCAGCAGGCAAGCGGAGGAGCGCGGAATCTCCTACGAGGAGGCGAAGCGAGTCGTCTTCACGGACGATGCGGCGCTCGGCGAACTCGTCGAACCCGAAGACGTGGCGGATACGGTGTCTTTCCTGCTCGGACCGCGAGCGCGACATATTACCGCACAAGATATCAACGTCGATGCCGGAACGGCCTGGTACTAG
- the hisD gene encoding histidinol dehydrogenase has product MIDYLKKADDASIEIDQEVTDAVRDILSDVRERGDDALFDLTKRFDGVEIDDFRVGEDEIEAARAELTDAEMETIDNTIDNVRAFHEEQRKYISGFEKEFETGVRLGQRIVPVESAGTYVPGGRHPLVAAPAMSIVPAAVAGVDRIVTCAPPQEDGSIQAAQLYAMDQAGADEIYRIGGAQAIGAMAYGTETVPEVAKVTGPGNVFTTEAKRQVFGHVGIDFLAGPSEVLILTDETADPELVATDLLAQAEHDPNSRPILVSTDRSIAEETVDELYDQLPDLRTEDVARECWEENGEVVVADTLEAAVDVVNDYAIEHLQVMIDEPRSIVDDLSNYGSLFLGEHSPVVFGDKAVGTNHSLPTLEVARYSGGIWAGTYLKTLTHQEATEDGAARIAPWAAKICELEGTHAHQLSAEARLRPDISPDYGPQE; this is encoded by the coding sequence ATGATTGACTATCTCAAAAAGGCCGATGACGCGTCGATCGAGATCGATCAGGAAGTAACGGACGCAGTGCGCGACATTCTCTCCGACGTGAGGGAGCGAGGTGACGACGCACTCTTCGATTTAACGAAGCGATTCGACGGCGTCGAGATCGACGATTTCCGCGTCGGCGAGGACGAGATCGAAGCCGCTAGGGCGGAACTCACCGACGCCGAGATGGAGACGATCGACAACACGATCGACAACGTTCGAGCATTTCACGAGGAACAGCGCAAATACATCTCGGGCTTCGAAAAAGAGTTCGAGACCGGCGTTCGGCTCGGCCAGCGCATCGTCCCGGTTGAGTCCGCTGGAACGTACGTCCCCGGCGGTCGCCATCCGCTCGTCGCTGCCCCCGCAATGTCGATCGTTCCGGCAGCAGTCGCTGGCGTCGATCGGATCGTCACGTGCGCACCGCCGCAGGAAGACGGGAGCATTCAGGCGGCTCAGCTCTACGCGATGGACCAGGCCGGTGCCGACGAAATCTACCGCATCGGTGGGGCACAGGCCATCGGCGCTATGGCGTATGGAACGGAGACGGTCCCCGAAGTGGCAAAGGTCACAGGGCCGGGAAACGTCTTTACCACTGAGGCGAAGCGACAGGTCTTCGGTCACGTCGGTATCGATTTCCTCGCCGGTCCGTCGGAAGTGCTGATCCTGACCGACGAGACGGCGGATCCCGAGTTGGTCGCGACGGATCTGCTCGCCCAGGCCGAACACGATCCGAATTCCCGCCCGATCCTCGTCTCGACCGACCGGAGTATCGCCGAGGAGACCGTCGACGAGCTGTACGACCAGTTGCCGGATCTTCGAACGGAAGACGTCGCCCGGGAATGCTGGGAGGAAAACGGCGAGGTGGTCGTTGCGGATACCTTGGAAGCAGCGGTCGATGTCGTCAACGACTACGCGATCGAACACCTGCAGGTGATGATTGACGAGCCTCGATCGATCGTCGACGACCTCTCCAACTACGGGTCCCTCTTCCTCGGCGAACACTCGCCCGTCGTCTTCGGTGACAAAGCCGTGGGAACGAACCACAGCCTCCCGACTCTCGAGGTAGCCCGTTATAGCGGCGGCATTTGGGCCGGCACGTACCTGAAGACGCTGACTCATCAGGAGGCGACCGAGGACGGTGCCGCCCGTATCGCTCCGTGGGCGGCCAAGATCTGCGAGCTCGAGGGGACTCACGCCCACCAGCTTTCGGCGGAAGCGCGCCTTCGACCGGACATCAGTCCCGACTACGGACCACAAGAGTAG
- a CDS encoding adenine deaminase C-terminal domain-containing protein gives MTGNADKLQNVALGTASADLVVTNGRVLLPESRSIVDRDIAVENDRIAAVTADASDATGPETTVVDAEGKVITPGFVNAHVHVDSFQPFERAYHRILATGTTAVVTEVCEFGSCFGEPGVRQLLEATADLPIRVFGTVPPQAFLDAFSIGYDQFDDTDREELSALLQEDRIVGTGEIPWIQLVGRSSPAESLAARARALGKTVSGHGAGCSGRRLTALAATITDDHEMVSSEEVAERLENGIHSIGRYGTFRDDIDALADAYERFGSAELSLSTDWIWPTDIVSEGYMDAVVRRAIEAGIDPVDAVRMATLNPARHFGLPDIGSLSPGSRADIVVLDDLEDVAIETVISGGEIVVDGGTPVVESRSHAYPEWFCDSISLSLNEGALRVPTADGSDGAVRSIHCEGGTVTSETTVEPAVADGEFVATADRDALKVALFDRSPSGVGDGFTGFLSGFGLEAGAVATSHTWQTPGVIAVGADEDAMRRSIADVIEMGGGWAVRGHETTRVTFPTPIGARCADRDISETAEKMADVSSALRELGARLEEPALILQALSFTGVPSLRMSFSGYEDVFARETVGTDPST, from the coding sequence GTGACCGGGAACGCTGACAAACTGCAAAACGTTGCGCTCGGAACTGCTTCGGCCGATCTCGTCGTTACGAACGGGCGAGTACTGTTACCGGAATCCCGCAGCATCGTCGATCGAGACATTGCCGTCGAAAACGACCGGATAGCAGCAGTCACGGCCGATGCGAGCGACGCGACGGGGCCGGAAACGACGGTCGTCGACGCCGAGGGGAAAGTGATCACCCCGGGATTCGTCAACGCCCACGTACACGTCGACTCCTTCCAGCCATTCGAACGGGCCTATCACCGCATTCTCGCGACCGGAACCACGGCCGTCGTAACCGAAGTCTGTGAATTCGGGAGCTGCTTCGGCGAACCCGGTGTCCGACAACTCCTCGAGGCGACAGCCGACCTCCCGATTCGGGTTTTCGGGACCGTTCCGCCGCAGGCGTTCCTCGATGCATTTAGTATCGGGTACGATCAGTTCGACGATACCGATCGCGAGGAGCTGTCTGCCCTGCTCCAAGAGGATCGAATCGTCGGTACCGGTGAAATTCCTTGGATACAGCTCGTCGGGCGCTCGTCGCCGGCTGAATCACTCGCTGCGCGGGCTCGAGCGCTCGGCAAGACGGTGAGCGGTCACGGAGCCGGCTGTTCGGGTCGTCGACTGACCGCTCTCGCCGCGACGATCACCGACGACCACGAGATGGTCTCGAGCGAGGAGGTCGCCGAGCGCCTCGAGAACGGAATTCACTCGATCGGGCGCTATGGTACGTTTCGCGACGATATCGATGCGCTCGCCGACGCCTACGAGCGGTTCGGGTCGGCGGAGCTCTCGCTCTCGACGGACTGGATCTGGCCGACTGATATCGTCTCCGAGGGGTACATGGATGCCGTCGTTCGCCGGGCTATCGAAGCAGGTATTGACCCGGTCGACGCCGTTCGAATGGCGACCCTCAACCCTGCTCGTCACTTCGGTCTTCCCGATATCGGCTCGTTGTCTCCCGGTTCGCGAGCCGACATCGTCGTTCTCGACGATCTCGAAGACGTTGCCATCGAGACGGTTATCAGCGGCGGCGAAATCGTGGTCGACGGCGGCACGCCGGTTGTCGAGTCCCGCTCGCACGCCTACCCCGAGTGGTTCTGCGATTCGATCTCGCTGTCGCTGAACGAAGGGGCGTTGCGAGTCCCGACGGCGGACGGTTCCGACGGTGCCGTCAGATCGATCCATTGCGAGGGCGGAACAGTGACCAGCGAGACGACCGTCGAACCGGCGGTTGCGGACGGGGAATTCGTCGCGACGGCGGACCGCGACGCGCTCAAGGTTGCGCTCTTCGATCGCTCGCCAAGTGGAGTCGGGGACGGCTTTACCGGATTCCTCTCGGGGTTCGGACTCGAGGCGGGCGCGGTCGCGACGTCCCACACGTGGCAGACCCCCGGCGTGATCGCCGTCGGTGCGGACGAGGACGCGATGCGGCGATCGATTGCGGACGTGATCGAGATGGGAGGCGGATGGGCCGTTCGTGGCCACGAGACGACTCGCGTCACGTTCCCAACGCCGATCGGTGCCCGCTGTGCAGACCGTGATATCTCCGAGACCGCCGAGAAGATGGCCGACGTGAGTTCGGCGCTCCGCGAGTTGGGGGCTCGTCTCGAGGAACCGGCACTCATCCTGCAAGCGCTGTCGTTCACCGGCGTTCCGTCGCTCAGGATGTCGTTTTCCGGCTACGAAGACGTATTCGCACGAGAAACCGTTGGCACCGATCCGTCGACGTGA
- a CDS encoding helix-turn-helix domain-containing protein, which yields MTLSAKFRIPVKVLPLGSILSDFDNIVFELVRVIPTRDGFIPYFWISGENLDEFEHALEDHPRILSLELLDTVNHDHLYQAEWDVKHGEFFAGLIDTDAAVLEAYSTDRYWFFHFRFPDHDQLTQFYNYCLENEIKGIELEHVYSFNERSNHFFEYNLTPEQREALVLAAQRGYFSTPREVTLEELATELDISQQALSQRVRGATEKVVLGALNLPLKPE from the coding sequence ATGACTCTCAGCGCGAAGTTTCGAATTCCGGTCAAAGTCCTTCCGTTGGGATCTATTCTATCGGATTTCGATAATATTGTGTTTGAACTCGTTCGTGTTATCCCGACCCGAGATGGATTCATCCCATACTTTTGGATCTCGGGTGAGAATTTGGATGAGTTTGAACACGCCCTTGAAGACCATCCTCGTATCCTCTCACTCGAACTGCTTGATACTGTTAATCACGACCACCTCTATCAAGCCGAATGGGACGTGAAACATGGTGAATTCTTCGCAGGTCTTATCGACACGGATGCTGCAGTTCTGGAGGCATATAGCACCGACAGATACTGGTTTTTTCATTTCCGCTTCCCGGATCATGACCAACTGACTCAGTTCTACAACTACTGTCTGGAGAATGAGATCAAAGGGATTGAACTAGAACACGTCTATTCGTTTAATGAGCGGTCAAACCACTTCTTCGAGTACAATCTCACTCCAGAACAGCGAGAGGCGCTTGTCCTTGCCGCTCAACGTGGATACTTCAGCACGCCACGTGAGGTGACTCTTGAGGAACTCGCTACTGAACTTGACATCTCTCAACAGGCGCTTTCACAACGGGTTAGAGGTGCCACCGAAAAAGTCGTATTAGGCGCGTTGAACCTACCTCTCAAACCGGAATAG
- a CDS encoding DUF7344 domain-containing protein: MEMDTNTQQDQLFDCLAHHHRRIIIDVLRNSNSQKPTTELTQDIVARISETSDTEILSIEALQTSLYHSHLPKLKEAGLIEYDEKRDLVAPVEYVSHLGTLVDLAERIAGERRQYDPEAHDWDDEPIMG; encoded by the coding sequence ATGGAAATGGACACCAATACACAACAAGATCAGTTGTTTGACTGTCTGGCACATCACCATCGACGGATAATCATAGATGTGTTGCGGAATTCAAACTCGCAAAAACCTACAACCGAATTAACACAGGACATCGTAGCGAGAATCTCTGAAACATCTGACACGGAGATTTTGTCTATCGAAGCTCTGCAAACATCCCTCTATCACTCGCACCTTCCGAAACTGAAAGAAGCGGGTCTCATCGAATATGACGAGAAGCGAGATCTAGTAGCACCTGTTGAGTACGTATCTCATTTAGGTACTCTTGTGGATTTGGCAGAGCGAATTGCTGGAGAACGTCGCCAATACGATCCAGAGGCTCATGACTGGGATGATGAACCGATTATGGGATAG
- a CDS encoding enoyl-CoA hydratase/isomerase family protein: MERRNISVERSDGRATLTLDRPEKANSLTGEMFGAIGDAFAELDEDGIDVVTIRGADGTFSAGVDMSDVPEWGAENPLAVRDQLESIHDTLRAIEGLDAPVVAALEGHVLGGGLELALACDIRIADESAQFGLPESEMGLAMDLGGAQKLPGFIGEGLTKYLVMTDRSIGAERAFDAGLIEELHATSEFETELRDLEDDLASKPAYIHGLAKRQVHSVRPPNLDEAMQQAIHHAIAAYQEEETQRRVADFFEG; the protein is encoded by the coding sequence ATGGAAAGACGTAACATCAGCGTTGAGCGATCGGACGGACGGGCCACGCTCACGCTCGACCGACCAGAGAAAGCGAACTCGCTGACCGGAGAGATGTTCGGCGCGATCGGCGATGCGTTCGCCGAGTTGGACGAGGACGGAATCGACGTCGTGACCATCCGCGGGGCAGACGGGACCTTCTCCGCTGGTGTCGATATGTCCGACGTCCCCGAGTGGGGGGCTGAGAACCCGCTCGCCGTTCGGGATCAACTCGAGTCGATCCACGACACGTTGCGAGCCATCGAAGGGCTCGATGCACCGGTCGTCGCCGCACTGGAGGGCCACGTACTCGGTGGCGGCCTCGAGTTGGCTTTGGCCTGCGACATCCGTATCGCCGACGAATCTGCACAGTTCGGGCTGCCGGAGTCGGAGATGGGCCTCGCGATGGATCTCGGCGGCGCTCAGAAGCTCCCGGGGTTCATCGGTGAGGGATTGACGAAATACCTGGTCATGACCGATCGGTCGATCGGTGCCGAGCGCGCCTTCGATGCGGGGCTGATCGAAGAGCTACACGCTACATCGGAGTTCGAAACGGAACTGCGCGATCTCGAGGACGACCTCGCGAGCAAACCCGCGTATATCCACGGGCTCGCCAAGCGGCAAGTTCATTCGGTTCGTCCGCCGAACCTCGACGAGGCGATGCAGCAGGCGATCCATCACGCCATCGCAGCCTATCAAGAGGAGGAAACCCAACGGCGAGTCGCCGATTTCTTCGAGGGGTGA
- a CDS encoding enoyl-CoA hydratase/isomerase family protein produces MSEIGNGHVRLERVGQRADIVIARPEKRNAMNEATVADITAAVRQVDEDDDIRAATLLGEGSVFCAGFQLEMMHEKDVADHDEFHREFRELLDTIDETTTPIVAGIKGAGIAGGFELTLPADLRVLGEETKYGIIEVNLGIFPHQGSTQRLPRIVGIGKAKELVLTGEYIDPEEAQQCNLVTEVVSEEAVDDRARELADDLTEKAPLGIENALEAFQATFDVPLEDGLSTEHRLAMQVYGTHDRREGFEAQLEGRDAEFEGR; encoded by the coding sequence ATGTCTGAAATCGGAAACGGTCACGTTCGTCTCGAGCGCGTCGGCCAGCGTGCGGATATCGTCATCGCTCGTCCGGAGAAGCGCAACGCGATGAACGAAGCGACCGTCGCAGATATCACCGCTGCCGTCCGGCAGGTAGACGAGGACGACGACATTCGCGCAGCGACCCTGCTGGGCGAGGGGTCGGTATTCTGTGCCGGGTTCCAGCTCGAGATGATGCACGAGAAGGACGTCGCGGACCACGACGAGTTCCATCGCGAGTTCCGGGAGCTGCTGGATACCATCGACGAGACCACGACGCCCATCGTCGCGGGTATCAAAGGGGCCGGGATCGCCGGTGGGTTCGAACTCACGCTCCCCGCGGACCTCCGCGTACTGGGCGAGGAGACGAAGTACGGAATTATCGAGGTGAACCTCGGTATATTCCCGCATCAGGGCTCTACCCAGCGTCTGCCACGAATCGTCGGTATCGGGAAGGCGAAGGAGCTCGTCCTGACGGGCGAGTATATCGATCCCGAAGAGGCCCAACAGTGTAACCTGGTCACCGAGGTCGTGTCCGAGGAGGCCGTCGACGACCGAGCGCGGGAGTTGGCCGACGATCTGACCGAGAAGGCCCCACTGGGAATCGAGAACGCACTCGAGGCGTTTCAGGCGACGTTCGATGTCCCCCTCGAGGACGGGCTTTCGACCGAACACAGGCTGGCGATGCAGGTGTACGGGACTCACGACAGACGGGAGGGGTTCGAAGCACAGTTAGAGGGACGAGACGCGGAGTTCGAAGGCCGGTAG
- a CDS encoding cyclase family protein, with amino-acid sequence MHDRRSDADWIDLTQPFDGDVPHSAALPEPEFETISDVDRDGVNAQWIGTPTHVGTHVDAPRHMIAGGATIDEIPLERFAGPATVADVRREESEPITAEELAAAAGDVRPDDILLVRTGWGDRYEREDYERYPWLAADVGDWLLEQGVKLLAVDTPSPDRPRATRPDGWDEYPIHRTLLPEGILIAEHLRIPPSIAGTRPMVYGFPLSLRGGDGAPARFVARPTEPP; translated from the coding sequence ATGCACGACCGACGTTCCGACGCCGACTGGATCGACCTTACCCAGCCCTTCGACGGCGACGTTCCGCATTCGGCAGCGCTCCCGGAACCGGAGTTCGAGACGATCAGCGACGTCGACCGCGACGGTGTCAACGCGCAGTGGATCGGCACGCCGACCCACGTCGGTACGCACGTCGACGCACCCCGACACATGATCGCCGGCGGCGCGACGATCGATGAGATTCCGCTTGAACGGTTCGCCGGGCCGGCGACGGTCGCGGACGTGCGTCGCGAAGAATCAGAACCCATTACTGCGGAGGAACTAGCGGCGGCCGCTGGTGACGTTCGCCCCGACGACATCCTCCTCGTCCGAACCGGCTGGGGCGACCGATACGAACGCGAGGACTACGAGAGGTATCCGTGGCTCGCGGCGGATGTCGGCGACTGGCTGCTCGAACAGGGTGTGAAATTGCTGGCCGTCGACACACCGAGCCCCGACCGACCCCGTGCCACGCGACCCGACGGATGGGACGAGTATCCGATCCATCGGACGCTACTTCCTGAGGGCATACTCATCGCGGAACATCTCCGAATTCCGCCCTCGATCGCTGGCACGCGGCCGATGGTTTACGGGTTCCCGCTCTCCCTCCGCGGCGGAGACGGAGCACCCGCTCGGTTCGTCGCGAGGCCGACGGAACCGCCGTAA
- a CDS encoding ABC transporter ATP-binding protein produces MLLELDAVNASIEGVTVLRGIDLKVDEAETVGIIGRNGAGKTSTFRSVMGLQHVERGSVSFRGEDITDAPTHERKQLGIGFAPEDRRLISKLTSRENIEMALWGANDDAVDLEDRLSVVLDIFPAMEDFLDQPAGKLSGGQQQMVTVSRALVAEPELVLLDEPFEGLAPSIKQDLVESIPRIREEFDAAVFIAESQINQVKDSVDRLYVIERGEIIAETDDAGAITEDEELMQIIGGA; encoded by the coding sequence ATGTTGCTCGAACTCGACGCCGTGAACGCGTCGATCGAGGGCGTTACCGTGCTCCGAGGGATTGACCTCAAGGTCGACGAAGCCGAAACCGTCGGCATCATCGGCCGAAACGGTGCCGGAAAGACCTCGACATTCCGATCCGTGATGGGTCTCCAGCACGTCGAGCGCGGTTCCGTGTCGTTCCGCGGTGAGGACATCACGGACGCTCCGACCCACGAACGCAAGCAGCTGGGCATCGGGTTCGCTCCCGAAGACCGCAGACTGATATCTAAGCTGACATCTCGGGAGAACATCGAGATGGCGCTGTGGGGTGCTAACGACGACGCCGTCGATCTCGAAGACCGGCTCTCGGTCGTCCTCGATATCTTTCCAGCCATGGAAGATTTCCTCGATCAACCAGCCGGAAAGCTCTCTGGGGGACAACAGCAGATGGTCACCGTCTCCCGGGCGCTCGTCGCCGAACCGGAACTGGTCTTGCTGGACGAACCGTTCGAGGGGCTCGCACCGAGCATCAAGCAGGACCTGGTCGAGAGCATTCCGAGAATCCGTGAGGAGTTCGATGCAGCCGTCTTCATCGCCGAATCCCAAATCAATCAGGTCAAAGACTCCGTCGACCGGTTGTACGTCATCGAGCGCGGTGAGATCATCGCCGAGACGGACGACGCCGGAGCGATCACCGAGGACGAGGAGCTGATGCAGATCATCGGCGGCGCCTGA
- a CDS encoding ABC transporter ATP-binding protein, with translation MSVLETQGLTKEFGDLRAVDGMDFEVDSGEIVGIIGPNGAGKTTFVNLLTGVLDATSGEIVFDGQSLKGSPVHSRAQSGLVRSFQIPRVCDDLTLVENVRSAILSREQRNNSLFTVLNWENDTRAEAINLLDEFGLAEKRESEAEAIPHGDKKILDVCMSVAMRPKLLILDEPTSGVATENKYAIMDRLQNYFETSDSAVLFIEHDMELVADYAERVVAMDQGRKIIDGTPEEVLEDQTVKQRIRGEA, from the coding sequence ATGTCAGTCCTCGAAACACAGGGACTCACCAAGGAGTTCGGTGATCTCAGAGCCGTCGACGGTATGGATTTCGAGGTGGACAGCGGGGAAATCGTCGGCATCATCGGCCCGAACGGTGCTGGCAAGACGACTTTCGTCAACTTGTTGACTGGCGTTCTCGACGCGACGTCCGGAGAAATCGTCTTCGATGGGCAGTCACTGAAGGGGTCACCGGTCCACAGTCGTGCGCAATCGGGACTCGTTCGCTCGTTCCAGATTCCGCGTGTCTGCGACGATCTCACGCTCGTCGAGAACGTCCGCTCGGCCATCCTCTCTCGGGAGCAGCGAAACAACTCCCTGTTTACGGTGCTCAACTGGGAGAACGACACGCGTGCCGAGGCGATCAACCTGCTCGACGAGTTCGGTCTCGCGGAGAAGCGAGAATCGGAGGCGGAGGCGATCCCACACGGCGACAAGAAGATCCTCGACGTCTGTATGAGCGTCGCAATGCGGCCGAAGTTGCTCATCCTCGACGAGCCGACGAGCGGCGTCGCGACGGAGAACAAGTACGCGATCATGGACCGACTGCAAAACTACTTCGAGACGTCCGACTCGGCGGTACTGTTCATCGAACACGACATGGAACTCGTCGCCGACTACGCCGAACGCGTCGTCGCGATGGATCAAGGCCGGAAGATTATCGACGGCACGCCGGAAGAAGTGCTCGAGGACCAGACGGTCAAACAGCGCATCAGAGGTGAGGCCTGA